One Vigna unguiculata cultivar IT97K-499-35 chromosome 11, ASM411807v1, whole genome shotgun sequence DNA window includes the following coding sequences:
- the LOC114168946 gene encoding probable BOI-related E3 ubiquitin-protein ligase 3, whose amino-acid sequence MAIQTQWYPNNSASSPFWNNGHCAPGFMDSGISFQHKQQQQLAEQHLGELCNGSQGGAFDPNLHVCSSKGMNSPMFAIQFEKQWGEIDQYMKSEDEKLRYMIKEHGKQQVMALLRKLETRTLHVLREKDVEIAQAMKKRLELEEYLKRLEAENNKWQRLAQEKENMALTLYKTLEEMTEGGNFLNNGTVANDAVSCCGETGGTEEREEEEEEETAEKGLECGGVNVDEVEQITRKGGVMVCKSCHSRRSCFLFLPCRHLSSCKVCNASLEACPVCRTPKKATIELRL is encoded by the exons ATGGCTATTCAAACGCAGTGGTATCCAAATAATTCTGCTTCTTCTCCGTTCTGGAACAATGGTCATTGTGCTCCTGGCTTCATGGACTCCGGCATCAGTTTTCAGCACAAACAACAGCAACAGCTAGCAGAACAGCATTTGGGAGAGTTATGCAATGGGAGTCAGGGAGGAGCATTTGATCCAAATCTTCATGTGTGTAGTTCAAAAGGGATGAATTCTCCTATGTTTGCTATTCAGTTTGAGAAACAATGGGGAGAGATTGATCAGTATATGAAATCTGAG GATGAGAAATTGAGATACATGATAAAAGAGCATGGGAAACAACAGGTGATGGCATTGTTGAGAAAACTAGAAACTCGAACACTTCACGTCCTGAGAGAAAAAGATGTAGAAATTGCACAAGCCATGAAGAAAAGGTTAGAGTTAGAAGAGTATTTGAAAAGGTTAGAGGCCGAAAACAACAAATGGCAGAGGTTGGCTCAGGAGAAGGAAAACATGGCATTGACCCTTTACAAAACACTGGAGGAAATGACAGAAGGTGGAAACTTTTTGAACAATGGGACAGTGGCAAATGATGCAGTGTCGTGCTGTGGAGAAACTGGGGGAACTGAAGagagggaagaagaagaagaggaagaaactGCAGAAAAAGGTTTAGAATGTGGAGGGGTGAATGTGGATGAAGTTGAACAGATTACGAGAAAAGGAGGAGTAATGGTTTGTAAAAGCTGTCATTCTAGGAGGTCGTGCTTTCTGTTCCTCCCATGCAGGCACCTTTCTTCCTGCAAAGTTTGCAACGCTTCCCTCGAGGCTTGCCCCGTCTGCAGAACACCAAAGAAAGCTACCATTGAGTTGAGACTTTGA
- the LOC114169867 gene encoding WD-40 repeat-containing protein MSI3-like, which yields MAEEYNEAEVEEEFSVWKKNTPLLYDFFISHPLQWPSLTVHWLPSSPQPHPDPSFNVHKLLLATHTAQGESNFLMLADASLPADTSQPIVATDPNNPVIPKVEISQKVAVDGEVNRARCMPQNPDIVAAKTCNSEVYVFDFSKQRGIEFAPDLRLRGHDQEGYGLSWSPFKSGYLLSGSHDNKICLWDVPAASQESVIDPVHVYEGHESAVEDVSWNMKDENMFGSVGDDWKLVIWDLRTNKPQQSVKPHENEINFLSFSPYNEWILATASSDTTVGLFDTRKLSIPLHFLSCHTDEVIQVEWDPNHETVLASSGADRRLMVWDLNRVGDEQIEGDFEAGPTELLFSHAGHKGKISDFSWNINQPWVISSVAEDNSFHVWQVAENIYNDGDDDNMWTADD from the exons ATGGCGGAAGAGTATAATGAAGCTGAAGTGGAAGAAGAGTTCTCCGTTTGGAAGAAGAACACTCCTCTGTTGTACGATTTCTTCATTTCTCATCCTCTTCAATGGCCCTCTCTCACCGTTCATTGGCTTCCTTCCTCTCCCCAACCCCACCCCGACCCTTCCTTCAATGTCCACAAACTCCTCCTCGCTACTCACACCGCCCAGGGCGAATCCAATTTCCTCATGCTCGCCGACGCATCCCTCCCCGCCGACACCTCACAACCCATCGTTGCCACCGACCCTAATAACCCGGTTATCCCCAAG GTAGAGATTTCCCAGAAGGTTGCCGTTGACGGGGAGGTGAATCGAGCGCGTTGTATGCCACAGAACCCTGATATTGTTGCTGCGAAGACCTGTAATTCCGAGGTTTATGTGTTTGATTTCAGCAAGCAGCGTGGGATCGAGTTTGCCCCTGATTTGAGGTTAAGGGGTCATGATCAAGAGGGCTATGGTTTGTCTTGGAGCCCTTTCAAGAGTGGGTATCTTTTGAGTGGTTCGCATGACAATAAGATTTGCTTGTGGGATGTGCCTGCTGCTTCTCAAGAGAGTGTGATTGATCCAGTTCATGTTTACGAG GGTCATGAGAGTGCGGTTGAAGACGTGTCCTGGAATATGAAGGATGAGAATATGTTTGGATCTGTAGGAGATGACTGGAAATTGGTCATTTGGGACTTACGGACTAACAAACCCCAACAATCAGTCAAACCACATGAAAATGAG ATTAACTTTCTTTCATTCAGTCCATATAACGAATGGATTTTGGCTACAGCATCTTCAGATACAACTGTTGGTCTATTTGACACTCGGAAGCTGTCAATTCCACTACATTTTTTAAGTTGCCACAC TGATGAAGTAATCCAGGTTGAGTGGGATCCTAATCACGAGACTGTGTTGGCATCATCTGGCGCTGACAGACGGCTGATGGTTTGGGATCTTAACAG GGTCGGAGATGAGCAGATAGAGGGAGATTTTGAGGCTGGCCCTACCGAGCTACTCTTCTCTCACGCGGGTCACAAAGGAAAAATATCAGACTTTTCATGGAACATAAATCAGCCATGGGTTATCTCAAGTGTAGCTGAGGACAATTCTTTCCATGTATGGCAAGTGGCGGAGAACATTTACAATGATGGAGACGATGACAACATGTGGACGGCCGATGATTAA
- the LOC114170493 gene encoding probable receptor-like serine/threonine-protein kinase At5g57670 isoform X1 has translation MEVEKRFVLVGIRIDGHSRQLLDWALVKVAEPGDSVVAVHVVKNPDHVWKSNNLIDDYLEVYEGLCDVKKVDLTGQIFCGCSVRNILVREAKKHDALALVVGGRTGLAKYCAKRVPPTTNVLAIQGSRIVYRSCTNEQQPGALTLDPRPSLTTIGKNSSDRVNQSTFGDSTLEIEKSATKNSLELKEEAFKGLGKCKTRSISMFAGDSAKQKLGWPLLRGANSGIPQTHHARNMSVVQWVMTLPDRSPCKSPCSSSSEDNPFERSISDIDDESSKFSSVPSIELPNGLEEMQCVNSIGCKWFSLELLQSCTRQFSSENLVGKGGSNRVYKGVLPDGKPVAVKVMQSSKEAWKEFALEMEITSSLRHKNIAPLLGICTENNTLISVYDYLPQGSLEENLHGKRKLSWEVRFNVAVRIAEALDYLHRETLKPVIHRDVKSSNILLSQGFEPQLSDFGLALWGPTNSSFLTQDVVGTFGYLAPEYFMYGKVSDKIDAYAFGVVLLELISGREPISSAACKGQESVVVWAKPMIDSGDIKGLLDPDLEGKFDEIQLQRMVMAASLCIQRAARLRPKLNQILKILKGDEKVEYLLNSHGNNEDDSENGENIDDEVYPSSSAELHLSLALLGVDDEQASQTSTELSYSEHLKEQWSRSSSFN, from the exons ATGGAAGTTGAAAAGAGATTTGTTTTGGTTGGGATTAGAATTGATGGCCATAGTAGACAGCTTCTCGACTGGGCACTTGTCAAGGTTGCTGAACCAGGGGATTCTGTTGTAGCAGTTCATGTTGTTAAAAATCCAG ATCACGTTTGGAAAAGCAATAATCTGATAGATGACTATTTAGAAGTTTACGAAGGGTTATGTGATGTTAAGAAG GTAGATCTCACTGGTCAAATCTTCTGTGGATGCTCCGTCCGAAACATTCTTGTTAGAGAAGCAAAAAAGCATGATGCTCTGGCTCTAGTGGTAGG GGGCCGAACTGGCTTAGCTAAATATTGCGCCAAACGAGTACCACCCACCACCAATGTTCTAGCCATCCAAGGCTCAAGGATTGTCTATAGGAGTTGCACCAACGAACAACAACCAG GTGCTCTTACACTGGACCCAAGACCAAGCTTAACAACCATAGGAAAAAACTCAAGTGACAGAGTAAACCAGTCTACATTTGGTGACTCCACCCTGGAGATTGAGAAATCAGCAACCAAAAATTCCTTAGAACTGAAGGAAGAAGCATTTAAAGGATTAGGAAAATGTAAGACAAGGTCGATATCCATGTTTGCAGGTGATTCAGCTAAGCAGAAGCTTGGGTGGCCTCTACTCCGAGGAGCCAATTCGGGAATCCCACAAACCCATCATGCAAGGAACATGTCAGTAGTACAATGGGTAATGACCTTACCGGATCGTTCACCATGTAAAAGTCCCTGCTCTTCTTCCTCTGAGGATAATCCATTTGAAAGGAGCATCAGCGATATTGATGACGAGAGCTCCAAATTTTCTTCAGTTCCATCTATTGAGCTACCAAATGGCCTAGAGGAGATGCAATGCGTAAATTCAATCGGCTGCAAGTGGTTCAGCCTGGAACTTCTGCAGTCTTGCACTAGACAATTTTCTTCAG AAAACTTGGTTGGGAAAGGAGGGAGCAACCGTGTGTACAAAGGAGTCCTCCCTGATGGAAAGCCAGTGGCAGTTAAAGTAATGCAGTCATCAAAAGAAGCCTGGAAAGAGTTTGCCCTTGAGATGGAAATAACATCCTCATTGAGGCACAAAAACATTGCCCCTCTACTGGGGATTTGTACAGAGAACAATACTTTAATCTCCGTTTATGATTATTTGCCCCAGGGCAGCTTAGAGGAAAATCTGCATG gaaagagaaaattgtcatGGGAGGTGAGATTTAATGTGGCGGTTAGGATCGCTGAAGCACTGGATTACCTACACAGGGAAACTTTGAAGCCTGTTATACACAGAGATGTCAAGTCTTCTAACATTCTTCTTTCCCAAGGGTTTGAACCTCAG TTATCTGATTTCGGACTTGCACTATGGGGACCAACAAATTCATCCTTTTTGACACAAGATGTAGTAGGAACATTTGGTTATCTTGCTCCTGAATACTTCATGTATGGAAAGGTCAGTGACAAGATAGATGCTTATGCATTCGGTGTAGTTCTACTTGAACTCATATCAGGAAGGGAACCAATCAGTTCAGCAGCTTGCAAAGGACAGGAGAGCGTGGTCGTGTGG GCAAAACCAATGATAGATAGTGGGGATATTAAAGGCTTATTGGACCCAGATTTAGAAGGGAAATTTGATGAGATCCAATTGCAGAGAATGGTTATGGCAGCATCTTTATGCATCCAACGAGCTGCTCGACTTCGTCCTAAACTGAACCAG ATACTGAAGATCCTAAAAGGAGATGAGAAAGTTGAATATTTGCTGAACTCCCATGGGAACAATGAGGATGATTCAGAAAATGGAGAAAACATCGATGATGAAGTGTATCCAAGTTCAAGTGCTGAGTTACACCTGAGTCTTGCTTTACTTGGTGTGGACGATGAACAAGCATCACAAACTAGCACTGAGCTCAGCTATAGTGAGCACTTGAAAGAACAATGGAGCAGGTCATCAAGTTTCAATTAG
- the LOC114169651 gene encoding basic leucine zipper 23-like, which translates to MDDGELDFSTQEVFSSPNMGELPSSGSMDSFFDELLKDTHACTHTHTCNPPGPDFSHTHTCYHVHTKIVPAPDEDQVATDDTAESAEKKSKKRPLGNKEAVRKYREKKKARAASLEDEVVKLRALNQHLMKKLQNQAALEAEIARLKCLLVDIRGRIEGEIGSFPYQKSPNANPPVVNLPGSYVMNPCNMQCDDRVYCLHPGADGRIVENVSLNGEEFGGCEFENLQCLANQNLGLKDLRACGVGQAGSNVNSSASKRKGGSRAATAG; encoded by the exons ATGGACGACGGCGAGCTTGATTTCTCGACGCAGGAAGTGTTTTCGAGTCCGAACATGGGGGAGCTTCCGAGCAGTGGTTCCATGGACAGTTTCTTCGACGAGCTTCTCAAGGACACGCATGCCtgcacgcacacgcacacatgcaacCCTCCAGGGCCCGATTTTTCGCACACTCACACGTGCTACCACGTGCACACCAAAATCGTGCCGGCACCGGATGAGGACCAGGTGGCCACCGACGACACGGCGGAGTCCGCGGAGAAGAAGTCGAAGAAGCGGCCCCTTGGGAACAAAGAAGCGGTTCGAAAGTACCGCGAGAAGAAGAAGGCTCGCGCGGCCTCGCTGGAGGACGAGGTGGTGAAATTGAGGGCTCTCAATCAGCATTTGATGAAGAAGTTGCAGAACCAGGCTGCTTTGGAAGCTGAAATCGCGAGGCTGAAGTGCTTGCTGGTGGACATAAGGGGCAGGATTGAAGGGGAAATTGGTTCCTTTCCGTATCAGAAATCGCCGAATGCGAACCCCCCGGTGGTTAACCTGCCTGGTTCTTATGTGATGAACCCTTGCAACATGCAGTGTGATGATAGGGTGTATTGCCTTCACCCAGGAGCTGATGGGAGAATCGTGGAGAATGTGTCGTTAAATGGAGAAGAGTTTGGTGGTTGTGAATTTGAGAACCTGCAGTGTCTAGCAAACCAGAATTTGGGGCTCAAGGACCTGCGTGCATGTGGAGTTGGGCAAGCAGGATCTAATGTAAATTCTTCTGCGTCAAAAAGAAAAG GGGGATCTCGTGCAGCAACAGCTGGTTGA
- the LOC114170493 gene encoding PTI1-like tyrosine-protein kinase 1 isoform X2: MFAGDSAKQKLGWPLLRGANSGIPQTHHARNMSVVQWVMTLPDRSPCKSPCSSSSEDNPFERSISDIDDESSKFSSVPSIELPNGLEEMQCVNSIGCKWFSLELLQSCTRQFSSENLVGKGGSNRVYKGVLPDGKPVAVKVMQSSKEAWKEFALEMEITSSLRHKNIAPLLGICTENNTLISVYDYLPQGSLEENLHGKRKLSWEVRFNVAVRIAEALDYLHRETLKPVIHRDVKSSNILLSQGFEPQLSDFGLALWGPTNSSFLTQDVVGTFGYLAPEYFMYGKVSDKIDAYAFGVVLLELISGREPISSAACKGQESVVVWAKPMIDSGDIKGLLDPDLEGKFDEIQLQRMVMAASLCIQRAARLRPKLNQILKILKGDEKVEYLLNSHGNNEDDSENGENIDDEVYPSSSAELHLSLALLGVDDEQASQTSTELSYSEHLKEQWSRSSSFN; the protein is encoded by the exons ATGTTTGCAGGTGATTCAGCTAAGCAGAAGCTTGGGTGGCCTCTACTCCGAGGAGCCAATTCGGGAATCCCACAAACCCATCATGCAAGGAACATGTCAGTAGTACAATGGGTAATGACCTTACCGGATCGTTCACCATGTAAAAGTCCCTGCTCTTCTTCCTCTGAGGATAATCCATTTGAAAGGAGCATCAGCGATATTGATGACGAGAGCTCCAAATTTTCTTCAGTTCCATCTATTGAGCTACCAAATGGCCTAGAGGAGATGCAATGCGTAAATTCAATCGGCTGCAAGTGGTTCAGCCTGGAACTTCTGCAGTCTTGCACTAGACAATTTTCTTCAG AAAACTTGGTTGGGAAAGGAGGGAGCAACCGTGTGTACAAAGGAGTCCTCCCTGATGGAAAGCCAGTGGCAGTTAAAGTAATGCAGTCATCAAAAGAAGCCTGGAAAGAGTTTGCCCTTGAGATGGAAATAACATCCTCATTGAGGCACAAAAACATTGCCCCTCTACTGGGGATTTGTACAGAGAACAATACTTTAATCTCCGTTTATGATTATTTGCCCCAGGGCAGCTTAGAGGAAAATCTGCATG gaaagagaaaattgtcatGGGAGGTGAGATTTAATGTGGCGGTTAGGATCGCTGAAGCACTGGATTACCTACACAGGGAAACTTTGAAGCCTGTTATACACAGAGATGTCAAGTCTTCTAACATTCTTCTTTCCCAAGGGTTTGAACCTCAG TTATCTGATTTCGGACTTGCACTATGGGGACCAACAAATTCATCCTTTTTGACACAAGATGTAGTAGGAACATTTGGTTATCTTGCTCCTGAATACTTCATGTATGGAAAGGTCAGTGACAAGATAGATGCTTATGCATTCGGTGTAGTTCTACTTGAACTCATATCAGGAAGGGAACCAATCAGTTCAGCAGCTTGCAAAGGACAGGAGAGCGTGGTCGTGTGG GCAAAACCAATGATAGATAGTGGGGATATTAAAGGCTTATTGGACCCAGATTTAGAAGGGAAATTTGATGAGATCCAATTGCAGAGAATGGTTATGGCAGCATCTTTATGCATCCAACGAGCTGCTCGACTTCGTCCTAAACTGAACCAG ATACTGAAGATCCTAAAAGGAGATGAGAAAGTTGAATATTTGCTGAACTCCCATGGGAACAATGAGGATGATTCAGAAAATGGAGAAAACATCGATGATGAAGTGTATCCAAGTTCAAGTGCTGAGTTACACCTGAGTCTTGCTTTACTTGGTGTGGACGATGAACAAGCATCACAAACTAGCACTGAGCTCAGCTATAGTGAGCACTTGAAAGAACAATGGAGCAGGTCATCAAGTTTCAATTAG
- the LOC114169868 gene encoding heavy metal-associated isoprenylated plant protein 26-like yields the protein MGALDHISELFDCSHTSSRLKKKRKQFQTVEVKVKMDCEGCERKVKKSVEGMKGVTQVEVDRKASKVTVSGYVEPSKVVSRISHRTGKRAELWPYVPYDVVAHPYAPGVYDKKAPSGYVRNADVDPRLTNLARASSTEVRYTTAFSDDNPAACVVM from the exons ATGGGTGCTTTGGATCACATCTCCGAGCTCTTTGACTGCTCCCACACCAGCTCCAGACTCAAGAAGAAGCGCAAACAATTCCAG ACGGTGGAGGTGAAAGTGAAGATGGACTGTGAAGGGTGTGAGAGGAAGGTGAAGAAATCGGTGGAGGGAATGAAAGGGGTGACTCAGGTGGAGGTTGATCGGAAGGCTAGTAAGGTCACTGTTTCGGGCTACGTTGAACCCTCTAAGGTTGTGTCTCGCATCTCTCACCGCACCGGAAAGAGAGCGGAGCTATGGCCCTACGTCCCGTACGACGTCGTTGCGCACCCTTACGCGCCCGGTGTCTACGACAAGAAAGCGCCCTCTGGGTACGTGCGAAACGCCGACGTTGACCCTCGTCTCACTAACCTCGCACGTGCCAGCTCCACCGAGGTCAGGTACACCACCGCCTTCAGCGACGACAACCCCGCCGCATGTGTCGTTATGTGA